Proteins encoded together in one Mycolicibacter minnesotensis window:
- a CDS encoding oxygenase MpaB family protein, translating into MTVTPTASVEQASQSAEESAQSAAPAAPKPAPAVEPLNSESLTWKYFGDLRTGIMGVWIGAIENMYPGLGAGVTEHSSILSEPMQRVTRSVYPIMGVVYDGARAQHTGSSIRDYHRDIKGTDEQGRRYHALDPDTFYWAHATFFMLIIKLAEYFDGGLTLAEKRQLFDEHVQWYRMYGMSMRPVPKSWEDFCEYWDRVCEDELELTPAALDILNIKIPKPWFVPMPDAVWHQMFKPALAAQRWVATGLFEPAVREKAGLRWSESDEVLLRLLGKVSHLAFSVVPDEIRLHPRALAGYRREQGKIPSDTPPIEAPWFSGPPKERRRSGMHYVPPVSQGMKLVERAGALMHSTFSLAAGSGLTPRPPRRKPKAA; encoded by the coding sequence ATGACTGTTACGCCCACCGCGTCCGTTGAGCAGGCTTCTCAGTCGGCCGAGGAAAGCGCCCAAAGCGCCGCACCAGCTGCCCCTAAGCCGGCCCCGGCCGTGGAGCCGTTGAACTCCGAATCGCTGACCTGGAAGTACTTCGGCGACCTGCGCACCGGCATCATGGGCGTCTGGATCGGCGCCATCGAGAACATGTACCCCGGCCTGGGTGCCGGCGTCACCGAGCACTCCAGCATCTTGAGCGAGCCGATGCAGCGGGTGACGCGGTCGGTGTACCCGATCATGGGCGTGGTCTACGACGGCGCGCGGGCCCAGCACACCGGCTCCTCGATCCGCGACTACCACCGCGACATCAAGGGGACCGACGAGCAGGGCCGGCGCTACCACGCCCTGGACCCCGACACGTTCTACTGGGCGCACGCCACGTTCTTCATGCTGATCATCAAGCTTGCTGAGTACTTCGACGGTGGCCTGACCTTGGCCGAAAAGCGTCAGCTGTTCGACGAGCACGTCCAGTGGTACCGGATGTACGGCATGAGCATGCGCCCGGTGCCCAAGTCCTGGGAAGACTTCTGTGAGTACTGGGACCGCGTCTGCGAGGACGAGCTGGAACTGACTCCGGCCGCACTCGACATCTTGAACATCAAGATTCCCAAGCCGTGGTTCGTCCCGATGCCCGACGCGGTGTGGCACCAGATGTTCAAGCCGGCGCTGGCCGCCCAACGCTGGGTGGCGACCGGACTGTTCGAGCCGGCGGTGCGCGAGAAGGCCGGCCTGCGCTGGTCGGAGAGCGACGAGGTGCTGCTGCGGCTGCTGGGCAAAGTCAGCCACCTGGCGTTCAGCGTGGTGCCCGACGAGATCCGGCTGCACCCGCGAGCACTCGCCGGCTACCGGCGTGAGCAGGGCAAGATTCCCAGCGACACCCCGCCGATCGAGGCCCCGTGGTTCAGCGGACCACCGAAGGAACGCCGCCGCAGCGGCATGCACTACGTCCCGCCGGTCAGCCAGGGCATGAAGCTGGTGGAGCGGGCGGGTGCGCTGATGCACAGCACGTTCTCCCTGGCCGCCGGCAGTGGCCTCACCCCGCGTCCGCCGCGCCGTAAGCCCAAAGCCGCCTGA
- the lysX gene encoding bifunctional lysylphosphatidylglycerol synthetase/lysine--tRNA ligase LysX — MTLIVPPESRSRGRATTWFHWVPATAAWAVGIAATLSLLASMSPVIRWAIRVPREFIDKYLFNFPDTSLAWAFVLALLAAALSARKRIAWWLLIANLVVAGGWNISRLVSDTSDRFQVISGVAGLMLHVGAVVVLVLARGEFWAKVRRGALFKSAATLAAGWAVAILLCWGLVELFPGTVTPPLRLPYVVNRVVGFGLLEPDFFPGKPELGLRALCGLLGAVALVVAAIVLFLSQRSDNALTGQDESAIRGLLEQYGQNDSLGYFATRRDKSVVFAPNGRAAITYRVEVGVCLASGDPVGDPRAWPQAIHSWLRVCKDYGWAPGVMGASFTGAQAFRDAGLSALELGDEAILRPSEFKLSGPDMRGVRQAVTRARRSGLTVRMRRHSDIGPDEMARVIERADAWRDTESERGFSMALGRLGDPADADCLLVEAVRGDQATGEVVAMLSLVPWGHSGVSLDLMRRSPQSPNGTIELMVSELTLQAATIGVNRISLNFAMFRAAFEQGAQLGAGPVLRLWRRLLMFFSRWWQLETLYRSNMKYRPQWVPRYACYEDARMIPRVGVASVIAEGFLVLPFSRRTEQHTGHHPSVPETVAATGRLHDDGTAPDGIDASAVDRFTENGEALPRLPEQVRVRMAKLKSLQDNDVDAYPVGDPPSHTVAQALAGGTGESVSVAGRVLRMRDYGGVLFAQLRDWSGEVQLLLDNSVLAQAGGTARAADFNAGVDLGDLVEATGRMGQSRNGTPSLLVTHWRLIGKCLRPLPDKWKGLTDPEARLRTRYVDLAINTESRELIAARSNVLRSIRDTLFAKGFLEVETPILQQLHGGANARPFVTHINAYDLDLYLRIAPELYLKRLCVGGVERVFELGRAFRNEGVDYSHNPEFTLLEAYQAHGDYLAWIDGARELIQNAAIAANGAPVVMRPGSGEQLEAVDISGQWPVRTVHDAVSDALGERIDAGTDLATLRRLCDSAGVHYLRQWDAGAVVLELYEHLVEARTEQPTFYTDFPTSVSPLTRPHRSKPGVAERWDLVAWGVELGTAYSELTDPVEQRRRLLQQSLLAAGGDPEAMELDEDFLQAMEYAMPPTGGLGMGVDRIVMLITGHSIRDTLPFPLAKPR; from the coding sequence ATGACGTTGATTGTGCCGCCGGAGTCGCGCTCGCGCGGCCGCGCGACGACTTGGTTCCACTGGGTGCCCGCGACGGCTGCCTGGGCGGTCGGTATCGCTGCCACATTGTCCCTGCTGGCCAGCATGTCGCCGGTGATCCGCTGGGCGATCCGCGTGCCGCGGGAATTCATCGACAAATACCTGTTCAACTTCCCCGACACCAGCCTGGCCTGGGCCTTCGTCCTGGCCTTGTTGGCGGCGGCACTCAGCGCACGCAAGCGCATCGCCTGGTGGCTGTTGATCGCAAACCTGGTGGTGGCCGGCGGCTGGAATATCAGCCGGCTGGTCTCCGACACCTCCGATCGGTTCCAGGTCATCAGCGGAGTTGCCGGCCTGATGCTGCATGTGGGCGCGGTCGTCGTGCTGGTGCTGGCCCGCGGCGAGTTCTGGGCCAAGGTCCGCCGCGGTGCGCTGTTCAAGTCCGCCGCCACGCTGGCCGCGGGCTGGGCGGTGGCGATCCTGCTGTGCTGGGGACTGGTCGAGCTCTTTCCGGGCACCGTGACACCCCCATTGCGGCTGCCCTACGTGGTGAACCGGGTGGTGGGCTTCGGACTGCTGGAACCGGATTTCTTCCCCGGCAAGCCGGAACTCGGACTGCGCGCCCTGTGCGGGCTACTCGGGGCTGTGGCGTTGGTAGTCGCGGCCATCGTGCTGTTCCTGTCACAGCGCTCCGACAACGCGCTGACCGGCCAGGACGAGTCCGCGATCCGCGGGCTGTTGGAGCAATACGGCCAGAACGACTCGCTGGGCTACTTCGCCACCCGGCGCGACAAGTCGGTGGTGTTCGCCCCCAACGGCCGCGCCGCCATCACCTACCGGGTCGAAGTGGGCGTCTGCCTGGCCAGCGGCGACCCGGTGGGCGACCCGCGGGCCTGGCCGCAGGCCATCCACAGCTGGCTGCGCGTCTGCAAGGACTACGGGTGGGCGCCCGGGGTGATGGGTGCCAGCTTCACCGGTGCGCAAGCCTTCCGGGATGCCGGCCTGAGCGCCCTGGAGCTGGGTGACGAGGCGATCCTGCGGCCCTCGGAGTTCAAACTGTCCGGCCCGGACATGCGCGGTGTACGCCAGGCCGTGACCCGTGCCCGCCGGTCGGGACTGACGGTGCGGATGCGTCGGCACAGCGATATCGGCCCCGACGAGATGGCCCGGGTCATCGAACGCGCCGACGCCTGGCGCGACACCGAATCCGAGCGAGGGTTCTCCATGGCACTGGGCCGCCTGGGCGACCCGGCCGACGCCGACTGCCTGCTGGTGGAAGCGGTGCGCGGCGACCAGGCCACCGGGGAGGTCGTGGCGATGCTGTCGCTGGTGCCCTGGGGACACAGCGGGGTTTCCCTGGACCTGATGCGACGCTCACCGCAATCCCCTAACGGGACGATCGAACTGATGGTCAGCGAACTGACACTGCAGGCCGCCACGATCGGCGTCAACCGCATCTCGCTGAACTTCGCGATGTTCCGGGCCGCCTTCGAGCAGGGCGCGCAATTGGGCGCCGGTCCGGTGCTGCGACTGTGGCGCCGGCTGTTGATGTTCTTCTCGCGCTGGTGGCAGCTGGAGACGCTGTACCGATCGAACATGAAGTATCGGCCGCAGTGGGTGCCCCGCTACGCCTGCTATGAGGACGCCCGGATGATCCCGCGCGTCGGGGTCGCCTCGGTGATCGCCGAAGGCTTTCTGGTGCTGCCATTCTCACGGCGCACCGAGCAGCACACCGGACACCACCCGTCCGTGCCGGAGACCGTGGCCGCCACCGGCCGGCTGCATGACGATGGAACCGCGCCCGACGGTATCGACGCCAGTGCCGTCGATAGATTCACCGAAAACGGCGAAGCGCTCCCCCGGCTGCCCGAGCAGGTCCGAGTCCGGATGGCCAAGCTGAAATCGTTGCAAGACAACGACGTCGACGCCTACCCGGTGGGAGACCCGCCCAGCCACACCGTTGCCCAGGCGTTGGCAGGCGGCACCGGGGAATCGGTCTCGGTGGCCGGGCGAGTGCTGCGGATGCGCGACTACGGCGGAGTGTTATTCGCCCAGCTGCGTGACTGGTCGGGTGAGGTGCAGTTGCTGCTCGACAATTCGGTGCTCGCGCAGGCCGGCGGGACCGCACGCGCCGCGGACTTCAATGCCGGCGTCGACCTCGGCGACCTGGTCGAAGCGACCGGCCGGATGGGACAGAGCCGCAACGGAACCCCGTCACTGCTGGTGACGCACTGGCGGTTGATCGGCAAATGCCTGCGGCCGCTGCCCGACAAGTGGAAGGGGCTGACCGACCCCGAGGCCCGGCTGCGCACCCGCTACGTGGACCTGGCGATCAACACCGAGTCCCGCGAGCTAATCGCCGCCCGCAGCAATGTGCTGCGCTCCATCCGGGACACCCTGTTCGCCAAGGGATTCCTGGAGGTCGAGACCCCGATCTTGCAACAACTGCACGGCGGGGCCAACGCACGCCCGTTCGTGACCCACATCAACGCCTACGACCTCGACCTGTATCTGCGGATCGCCCCCGAGCTATACCTCAAACGCCTGTGCGTGGGCGGGGTGGAGCGGGTCTTCGAGCTGGGCCGCGCATTCCGCAACGAGGGCGTCGACTACAGCCACAACCCGGAGTTCACGCTGCTGGAGGCCTACCAGGCCCACGGCGACTACCTCGCCTGGATCGACGGGGCACGCGAGCTGATCCAGAACGCCGCGATCGCCGCCAACGGGGCACCGGTGGTGATGCGCCCGGGCTCCGGCGAGCAGCTGGAGGCGGTCGACATCTCCGGGCAGTGGCCGGTGCGCACCGTGCACGACGCGGTGTCCGACGCGCTCGGCGAGCGCATCGACGCCGGCACCGATCTGGCCACCCTGCGCCGGCTGTGCGATAGCGCCGGCGTGCACTACCTGCGGCAGTGGGATGCCGGCGCGGTGGTGCTCGAACTCTACGAACACCTGGTCGAGGCCCGCACCGAGCAGCCCACGTTCTACACCGACTTCCCCACCTCGGTGTCGCCGCTGACCCGGCCGCACCGCAGCAAACCGGGGGTGGCCGAACGGTGGGACCTGGTGGCGTGGGGTGTGGAGTTGGGCACCGCCTACAGCGAGCTCACCGACCCGGTGGAACAGCGGCGGCGACTGCTCCAGCAGTCGCTGCTGGCCGCCGGCGGCGACCCCGAGGCCATGGAACTCGATGAGGACTTCCTCCAGGCCATGGAGTACGCCATGCCGCCGACCGGCGGGCTGGGCATGGGCGTCGACCGCATCGTCATGCTCATCACCGGCCACAGCATCCGCGACACCCTGCCGTTCCCGCTGGCCAAGCCCCGCTGA
- a CDS encoding alpha/beta hydrolase has product MHGWIPVTVQAAAVLSLVLAVDWRSRRWLWRLPLIGALGLAAAGCAYWLVTDDGLSGQPPPLMLWLWIALTGAAAALLVLGWRGAAWWRRGIVLLAVPLCLLSTGLTLNSWVGYFPTVQSAWGQLTSGPLPDQSDLAAVNAIAGSGTVPGRGHVLRVAIPADSSHFKHRGELVYLPPAWFAQDPPPPLPAVMMIGGEFNTPADWLRSGGAIKAVDDFAAAHHGNAPVLVFVDSGGSFNNDTECVNGPRGNAADHLTEDVVPYLISHFGVSAEPSRWGVVGWSMGGTCAVDLTTMHPDKFSAFVDIAGDLSPNAGTRSQTINRLFGGSVDAWAAFDPSTVIARHGRYSGVSGWFAVDDSTAKSDTGGQLAAATSLCALGQTNGIDCAVISEPGQHDWPFAGRVFTHALPWLAARLSTPGVKPVPFPDTSSGATGRHAHP; this is encoded by the coding sequence ATGCATGGCTGGATTCCGGTCACGGTGCAGGCGGCGGCGGTGTTGTCGCTGGTGCTGGCCGTGGATTGGCGGTCGCGCCGCTGGCTGTGGCGACTGCCGCTGATCGGCGCTCTGGGGCTGGCGGCGGCGGGGTGCGCGTATTGGCTCGTCACCGATGACGGCTTGTCCGGTCAGCCGCCGCCCCTAATGCTGTGGCTGTGGATCGCGCTGACCGGCGCCGCCGCGGCGCTGCTGGTCTTGGGCTGGCGCGGTGCGGCCTGGTGGCGCCGCGGCATCGTCCTGCTGGCGGTGCCGCTGTGTCTGCTCAGTACCGGTTTGACCCTCAATTCCTGGGTCGGCTACTTCCCGACCGTGCAGAGCGCTTGGGGCCAACTGACGTCCGGCCCGCTGCCCGACCAGAGCGACCTGGCCGCGGTGAACGCGATCGCCGGCTCGGGCACGGTGCCCGGGCGCGGCCACGTGCTGCGGGTAGCGATTCCCGCCGACTCTTCGCATTTCAAGCATCGCGGCGAACTGGTGTACCTGCCCCCGGCGTGGTTCGCCCAGGATCCGCCGCCGCCGCTGCCGGCCGTGATGATGATCGGCGGCGAGTTCAACACGCCCGCTGACTGGCTGCGCTCCGGGGGCGCGATCAAGGCCGTCGACGACTTCGCGGCCGCGCACCACGGCAACGCCCCAGTGCTGGTGTTCGTCGACTCGGGTGGCTCCTTCAACAACGACACCGAATGCGTCAACGGCCCGCGCGGAAATGCCGCCGACCATCTGACCGAAGACGTGGTGCCCTACCTGATCTCGCATTTCGGGGTCAGTGCCGAACCGTCGCGCTGGGGTGTGGTCGGCTGGTCCATGGGCGGCACCTGCGCGGTCGACCTGACCACGATGCACCCCGACAAGTTCAGCGCGTTTGTCGACATCGCCGGCGACCTGAGCCCCAATGCGGGAACCCGCTCCCAGACCATCAACCGGCTGTTCGGCGGTAGCGTCGATGCCTGGGCGGCATTCGACCCGTCGACGGTGATCGCCAGGCACGGCCGGTATTCCGGGGTTTCGGGGTGGTTCGCGGTCGATGACAGCACTGCCAAGTCCGATACCGGCGGTCAGCTGGCCGCCGCGACGTCGCTGTGCGCGCTGGGCCAGACCAACGGTATCGACTGCGCAGTGATCTCCGAGCCAGGCCAACACGACTGGCCCTTCGCCGGGAGGGTGTTCACCCATGCACTGCCGTGGCTGGCCGCCCGGCTGAGCACTCCGGGGGTGAAGCCGGTTCCGTTTCCGGATACATCGTCGGGCGCGACCGGCCGGCACGCCCACCCCTAG
- a CDS encoding TrmH family RNA methyltransferase, whose translation MLTERSARVVAAVKLHRHAARKREQRFLAEGPNLIEAAISRGLVLEVFATESAAQRHHELLASAPAPVHLVTDRAAKALSDTVTPAGLVAVCTHTEADLHAALDGAPRLVAVAVGIGEPGNAGTLIRIADATGADLVVLTGNSVDPYNGKCLRSSAGSIFNVPVVVAADTDAVLTALGEVGLQVLATALNGELSLDDADPVLSAPTAWLFGPEAQGLPAEAAAAADHRVHIPMAGGAESLNVAAAAAICLYQSARAQRRA comes from the coding sequence ATGCTGACCGAACGTTCGGCCCGGGTGGTCGCGGCGGTCAAACTGCATCGGCACGCGGCCAGGAAGCGCGAACAGCGCTTCCTGGCCGAGGGGCCCAATCTGATCGAGGCCGCGATCTCTCGCGGTCTCGTTCTTGAGGTCTTCGCCACCGAATCGGCGGCGCAACGTCATCACGAGTTATTGGCTTCAGCGCCGGCTCCGGTTCATCTGGTGACCGACCGCGCAGCTAAAGCCCTGTCGGACACCGTCACCCCCGCCGGACTGGTCGCGGTGTGCACGCACACCGAAGCAGACCTGCACGCGGCGCTCGACGGGGCTCCGCGCTTGGTGGCCGTGGCCGTGGGAATCGGCGAACCCGGCAATGCCGGCACCCTCATCCGTATTGCCGACGCCACCGGTGCTGACCTGGTAGTGCTGACCGGCAACAGCGTCGATCCCTACAACGGCAAATGCCTACGGTCCTCGGCCGGCAGCATCTTCAACGTTCCGGTGGTGGTGGCTGCCGACACGGACGCCGTGCTCACGGCGTTGGGGGAGGTGGGCCTGCAGGTGCTGGCGACGGCCCTGAACGGCGAACTGAGTCTGGACGACGCCGATCCAGTGCTGAGCGCACCTACCGCCTGGCTGTTCGGACCGGAGGCTCAGGGCTTGCCGGCCGAGGCCGCAGCCGCCGCCGATCACCGGGTGCATATCCCGATGGCGGGCGGAGCTGAGAGCCTCAATGTTGCTGCAGCAGCAGCGATCTGCCTCTATCAGAGCGCGCGAGCGCAGCGCCGCGCCTAG
- a CDS encoding adenylate/guanylate cyclase domain-containing protein: MDLEPAPRQAAGLGEAAEMPDQASPTRRAPFSLDEAAAWLNRTTNDVRIVDMVRRVRRVLPGDPEFGDPLSTAGEGGPQTAARAADRLMGDRSAASREVSLGALQVWQALTQRVSRVPGNAEATLVFTDLVGFSTWSLQSGDDATLTLLRRVSRAIEPPLLDAGGRIVKRMGDGLMAVFRDPLVAVAAVLQAQEAIAEVEVNGHTPRMRAGIHTGRPQRLGDDWLGVDVNIAARVMERAIKGGIVVSGPTLERIDPAALTELGVVAKRARRQVLAAKTSGVPADLMMYRLKAVRQSPPASD; encoded by the coding sequence ATGGACCTCGAGCCGGCCCCCCGGCAGGCTGCAGGGCTCGGGGAGGCGGCGGAGATGCCCGACCAGGCCAGCCCCACTCGCCGCGCGCCCTTCTCCTTGGACGAGGCCGCGGCCTGGCTGAACCGGACCACCAACGACGTCCGGATCGTCGACATGGTCCGGCGGGTGCGCCGCGTGTTGCCCGGCGATCCGGAGTTCGGCGACCCACTGTCGACGGCGGGCGAGGGCGGACCCCAGACCGCGGCGCGGGCCGCAGACCGGCTGATGGGGGATCGCTCGGCGGCCTCGCGTGAAGTGAGCCTGGGTGCCCTGCAGGTCTGGCAGGCGCTGACCCAGCGGGTGTCGCGCGTGCCCGGCAATGCCGAGGCGACGCTGGTCTTCACCGACCTGGTCGGCTTCTCGACGTGGTCGCTGCAGTCCGGCGACGACGCCACCCTCACCCTGCTGCGGCGGGTCTCGCGGGCCATCGAGCCTCCGCTGCTGGACGCCGGCGGGCGAATAGTCAAGCGGATGGGCGACGGCCTGATGGCGGTGTTTCGCGACCCCTTGGTGGCCGTGGCCGCGGTCCTGCAGGCACAGGAGGCCATCGCGGAGGTCGAGGTCAACGGGCACACTCCCCGGATGCGGGCCGGAATTCACACCGGTAGGCCACAGCGGCTGGGCGACGACTGGCTCGGTGTTGACGTCAATATCGCCGCCCGTGTCATGGAGCGCGCCATCAAGGGCGGGATCGTGGTGTCCGGGCCGACCTTGGAACGCATCGATCCGGCCGCGCTGACGGAGCTGGGAGTGGTTGCCAAGCGGGCGCGCCGCCAGGTGCTCGCGGCCAAGACCAGCGGCGTCCCGGCGGATCTGATGATGTATCGCCTCAAGGCAGTTCGCCAGAGCCCCCCGGCCAGTGATTGA
- the rpmI gene encoding 50S ribosomal protein L35 — translation MPKAKTHSGASKRFRRTGTGKIVRQKANARHLLEHKPSKRMRRLAGRTEVAASDTKRVNAMLNG, via the coding sequence ATGCCCAAGGCGAAAACCCACAGCGGCGCTTCGAAGCGGTTCCGTCGTACCGGAACCGGCAAGATCGTCCGGCAGAAGGCCAATGCCCGCCACCTGCTCGAGCACAAGCCGAGCAAGCGCATGCGTCGTCTGGCCGGCCGCACCGAGGTGGCTGCCAGCGACACCAAGCGCGTCAACGCGATGCTGAACGGCTGA
- the infC gene encoding translation initiation factor IF-3, which yields MRRPRPKTTQGGPISTEIRVNERIRVPEVRLIGPGGEQVGIVRIEDALRVAADADLDLVEVAPTAKPPVCKIMDYGKYKYEAAQKERESRKNQQQTVVKEQKLRPKIDDHDYATKKGHVVRFLEAGAKVKVTIMFRGREQSRPELGYRLLQRLGADVAEYGFVETSAKQDGRNMTMVLAPHRGAKTRAKAAEDAGGGAHTAPASAPAAEAAEPPPEN from the coding sequence CTGCGGCGGCCGCGACCGAAGACTACCCAAGGAGGTCCCATCAGCACTGAGATCCGCGTCAACGAGCGCATTCGCGTACCTGAGGTTCGTTTGATCGGCCCGGGCGGGGAACAGGTAGGGATTGTGCGCATCGAAGATGCGCTTCGCGTCGCCGCAGATGCCGATCTCGACCTTGTCGAAGTCGCACCGACCGCCAAACCGCCGGTCTGCAAGATCATGGACTACGGCAAGTACAAGTACGAGGCGGCTCAGAAGGAGCGCGAGTCTCGCAAGAACCAGCAGCAGACCGTCGTCAAGGAACAGAAGCTGCGTCCCAAGATCGACGACCACGACTATGCGACGAAGAAGGGCCACGTGGTCCGCTTCCTCGAAGCCGGGGCCAAGGTCAAGGTGACCATCATGTTCCGCGGCCGTGAGCAGTCCCGGCCCGAACTCGGCTACCGCCTGCTGCAGCGGCTGGGCGCCGACGTCGCCGAGTACGGCTTCGTCGAGACCTCCGCCAAGCAAGACGGACGCAACATGACGATGGTGCTGGCACCGCACCGTGGCGCGAAGACCCGCGCCAAGGCAGCAGAGGACGCTGGCGGAGGCGCTCACACCGCCCCCGCATCCGCCCCCGCGGCGGAGGCGGCCGAGCCGCCGCCCGAGAACTGA
- the rplT gene encoding 50S ribosomal protein L20 produces MARVKRAVNAQKKRRTVLKASKGYRGQRSRLYRKAKEQQLHSLTYAYRDRRARKGDFRKLWITRINAAARANDITYNRLIQGLKAAGVEVDRKNLAEIAVSDAAAFTALVEVARAALPEDVNAPSGEAA; encoded by the coding sequence ATGGCACGCGTGAAGCGCGCAGTCAACGCGCAGAAGAAGCGTCGTACAGTCCTTAAGGCATCCAAGGGCTACCGTGGCCAGCGGTCGCGGCTGTACCGCAAGGCCAAAGAGCAGCAGCTGCACTCACTGACCTACGCCTACCGTGACCGTCGCGCCCGCAAGGGTGATTTCCGCAAGCTGTGGATCACGCGGATCAACGCGGCGGCCCGCGCCAACGACATCACCTACAACCGGTTGATCCAGGGCCTCAAGGCCGCCGGTGTCGAGGTGGACCGCAAGAACCTCGCCGAGATCGCCGTCAGCGACGCTGCTGCCTTCACCGCACTGGTCGAGGTCGCCCGGGCCGCGCTGCCCGAGGACGTGAACGCGCCTTCCGGCGAGGCTGCCTGA